One Haladaptatus sp. R4 DNA window includes the following coding sequences:
- a CDS encoding zinc ribbon domain-containing protein, whose amino-acid sequence MRSRSPSNFCSQCGSSLSPGDSFCSQCGSAVDPGGSDSFRSQHSRHTQNSRHPRKDGFRRRIEDLTVEGWDLKQDYGDRVVMINRGFGSIPLHIILLATTSGVGNLLYAWYCYSPGAERIELREDGSEEYFEDEGFPTDWTVKRALAFAVSLIFGSLGVLFGLFLLLTNWAGAGLVFGTLSLLLGLFLLVLTPQHVPGIRSPTTFGRVRSTDEKTVYEPATPCSVCAKPVGNGVKRQYHERNYVAGVPVKTANEGENYYCRSCARGDVDHRTETGLGEPTETEFV is encoded by the coding sequence ATGCGTTCCCGAAGTCCCTCCAACTTCTGTTCGCAGTGCGGTTCGTCGCTCTCCCCGGGCGATTCGTTCTGCTCCCAGTGCGGGAGTGCAGTCGATCCGGGTGGGAGCGATAGCTTTCGCTCACAGCATTCACGGCACACCCAGAACTCACGACACCCGCGAAAAGACGGCTTTCGCCGCCGAATCGAGGACCTCACGGTCGAAGGCTGGGACCTAAAACAGGATTACGGCGACCGCGTCGTGATGATAAATCGCGGGTTCGGGTCGATTCCGCTCCACATTATCCTGCTGGCGACCACCAGCGGCGTCGGCAACCTGCTCTACGCGTGGTACTGCTACTCGCCGGGCGCGGAGCGAATCGAACTGCGCGAGGACGGTTCCGAGGAGTACTTCGAGGACGAGGGATTCCCCACCGATTGGACGGTCAAACGCGCCCTCGCGTTCGCCGTGAGTCTCATCTTCGGATCCCTCGGCGTCCTGTTCGGATTGTTCCTCCTCCTGACTAACTGGGCCGGAGCGGGATTGGTCTTCGGCACTCTTTCCCTCCTACTCGGCTTGTTCTTGCTCGTTCTCACACCGCAACACGTTCCTGGAATCAGGTCGCCGACGACGTTCGGTCGGGTTCGTTCGACGGACGAGAAGACGGTCTACGAACCGGCCACGCCCTGCTCGGTGTGCGCCAAACCGGTCGGAAACGGCGTCAAGCGCCAGTATCACGAACGGAACTACGTCGCAGGCGTCCCCGTGAAAACGGCGAACGAGGGAGAAAACTACTACTGTCGGTCGTGCGCTCGCGGTGACGTGGACCATCGCACCGAAACCGGACTCGGCGAGCCGACCGAGACCGAGTTCGTCTGA
- a CDS encoding MBL fold metallo-hydrolase, whose amino-acid sequence MTVRHDGLTVDWFGYATVRLETDDGFVAYIDPGRYGVLTGEWEPDSPDAAHPEPVDYRAKDGDVVFVTHDHHYDSDGIERVAADDATLVVYDGVNPDGIDRDVKPLSELPYDVVRIDEEDHVTVGPCDAWSVPAYNEEDGPHVQTNGEPVHPKGFGVGYLLSLAGTTVFWPGDSDVLDGHRALDVSLFLPPIGRSFTMDRHAAAALAADLDPDLVVPIHYNTFAALEADSAAFAEDVEGRGIAVALDEE is encoded by the coding sequence ATGACTGTGCGACACGACGGACTGACGGTGGATTGGTTCGGCTACGCGACCGTGCGCCTCGAAACCGACGACGGGTTCGTCGCGTACATCGACCCCGGACGGTACGGGGTTCTGACCGGTGAATGGGAACCGGACAGCCCCGACGCCGCCCACCCTGAACCGGTGGATTATCGAGCGAAGGACGGGGACGTCGTCTTCGTCACGCACGATCACCACTACGATTCGGATGGCATCGAGCGCGTCGCGGCGGACGACGCCACGCTCGTCGTCTACGACGGCGTGAACCCGGACGGGATCGACCGTGACGTGAAACCGCTCTCCGAACTGCCCTACGACGTCGTTCGAATCGACGAGGAGGACCACGTAACGGTCGGTCCCTGTGATGCGTGGTCGGTTCCGGCGTACAACGAGGAAGACGGCCCGCACGTCCAAACCAACGGTGAGCCAGTGCATCCGAAAGGGTTCGGCGTCGGTTACCTGTTGTCGCTCGCCGGAACGACCGTCTTCTGGCCGGGTGACTCCGACGTGTTGGACGGCCACCGGGCGCTCGACGTGTCGTTATTCCTGCCGCCCATTGGCAGGAGTTTCACGATGGACAGACACGCGGCGGCCGCGTTGGCCGCCGACCTCGACCCCGACCTCGTCGTCCCGATTCACTACAACACGTTCGCCGCGCTCGAAGCCGACTCGGCGGCGTTCGCCGAGGACGTCGAAGGACGCGGTATCGCGGTTGCGCTCGACGAGGAATAG
- a CDS encoding YkvA family protein — protein MPNWRDRARDLRREVTALAIAGRDPRTPWYSKVIVLVTVGLAVSPIDPIPDFIPILGYADDVVFIPLGVYLARRGIPDDVMADARQQSKDRETEDGVVGWLTAVSILLFWVVIGVLLWYFLA, from the coding sequence ATGCCGAACTGGCGCGACCGGGCCCGTGACCTCCGACGCGAAGTCACGGCGCTGGCGATTGCTGGCCGTGACCCCAGGACGCCGTGGTACTCGAAGGTCATCGTTCTCGTGACGGTCGGACTTGCCGTCAGCCCCATCGACCCGATTCCGGATTTCATTCCAATTCTGGGCTACGCGGACGACGTGGTGTTCATTCCCCTCGGCGTGTACCTCGCCCGGCGGGGAATCCCCGACGACGTGATGGCCGACGCGCGCCAGCAATCGAAAGATCGGGAGACGGAAGACGGCGTGGTTGGATGGCTCACTGCCGTGTCGATCCTGCTGTTTTGGGTCGTCATCGGAGTTCTACTCTGGTATTTCCTCGCCTAA